ATATGACATAGAAATGCAATGATGCCATGCATGAATGCAATGCATGAATAGGTGCAAGATATCAGGATATCAGGAGTCAAATGATCGATATCAACAATCATACATATATGCTCGAGCTGGTCCACGAAGGCAGCGGACCGTGCCTGGGATATGGCCCAGCCTCGAAGCCAGCAACTACCTAAGCCGGACCGAATCAAGGTAGCCAAACATCTCTAGGAcaccatatcatatcatatatataacgGATCTCAACCGAAATATAACTGGATCTCAATAATAGATAGGCTCAATATGATATGTTCAGTGGTATTGATATGTCTAACCAAAATAAAATGTGTGTaaacaaaagaaatattttattttattttgcacatCAATTACCAACTGATAATATGCGAGTCagcatataatatcacataaatcagcaaatagcaaataaatcatacacAGGATCATCAGATGCCTCTGTCAGACATCGTGAAAATAACTGATCTCTACCTACCTCAAATAATTTACCAGTAACTTAAATTCTCAAGAAAGTCCTGGAATTGCCAACTCAGACAAATCAcctgaatattaatttaaatggtcttattatcatataacaatttcataaccATTTAAATTCTCTAAAAATCCGATTTCAACTCTTTAgacattttaaattcttaaaattCCAATATTTGACTAAAATGCCTAAATCAATTATTTCTATTTTAATTCGTCGCAAAACATCGAACTAGCTGATACTCGATTTATTCATCTCACTAATTGaaaaatcttttgtaaaatattcTGAAATTTGTTCAATACCTCGAATCAACTCAAAGTTTGTACCTACATCCAAAAATATAACCAATATCAATATTGATATCAAATTTAACCAAAAAATAGAGAAATCCTTAGACAATTTCTGGAATCATAGTTTATACCTcaatatatataccaaaacgAAGCTTATGAACCAGAGAACAAAAGCCCTCAATCAATTTCCGAACTCCGACAACGCACAACTGCGATTCAACGGTGAAGTCGACGGCGGGTTTGACGAAAAGTGTCGAGAAATACTTCAATATGGGTACCAAAACGTAGCTctcgtcgagagctttccaaccatatatttatttgaatttttcgaTCACCGGTGCGGCTAAAATCGACGGTCAAAGCGGCGGCGGTGGAATGAAACTTTTTACAGAAAGTTACGAGGAAAGAGATGAGTGAATTCGTGCGTGTTTATGGTGTagtgtgtgtgagagagagtgttataatatatatatatatatatatatatatatatatatatatatttttatatatatatatatattatttgtgtTTATCCTTTGTTCTTTTGTGTTCGAAACTTGACCCggtctattttatttcaacttCCGTGTGCTATAACATTTAAATATGCATAAACACACAATTAATTATttgacttaattattttaaattcctcaatttaaaataattaatcttaattatcgccaaataatatataattaaatctggtcattacatttctcccctctaacaaaagatttcgtcctcgaaatcaaaacacacaacacaccccTCATATACAACCTAGTCACACATCTACCACTGATAGTACATAGGaaagtcagattacatggaatAATTTGTGACAGTTTCAAACAAGTGAGGCCATTCTTGCCGCATTTTAGCCTCCAATTCCCATGTAGCATCTTCAGTCCCATGTCTACTCCACTAAACCATAACCAGTGGAATCGTCTTATTTCGAAGTTGCTTATCCTTTCGATTAAGAATCTGTATAGGATACTCAACATAGCTAAGAGAACTGTCCAACTCCACATCCTCGGGTCTCAGAACATGAGATGGATCTGTCtcatacttccgcagcatagatacatgaaacacatcatgaatagtAGACAAACTCTGCAGCAAGTCCAATCTATAAGCCAATAAACCGATCCTCTCAATAATAGTATACGGTCCAATATAACGTGGAGCTAACTTCCCTTTTCGCCCAAATCTCATCGTTCCACGAAACGGTGAAACTTTCAAGAAAACTTGATCGCCAACTTGAAATTCTAAAGGTCTACGTCTTTTATTTGCGCAGCTAGCTTGACGATCCTGAGATGCTTTCATTCTTTTTCTAATCAAATTTatcttttcattcatatcttcAACGAACTCAGGTTGTGCCAATGGTTTTTCTCGAACTTCATTCCAACATACGGGAGATCGACACCTTctaccatacaaagcttcgaatggtgccatcccAATAGTTGTTTGAAAACTATTATTGTAGGAGAATTCAACCAAGGGTAAAGATTCTTGCCAGTTTCCACCAAAATCCATAACCACTTATCGTAACATATCTTCCAAAGTTTGtatagtcctctctgtctgaccatctgtttgaggatgataagctgtactcatTGCCAACTTAGTACCCAAAGCATTCTGAAGACTACTCCAAAACTTGGAAGCAAATCTAAGATCTCGGTCAGATACAATAGATACTGGAACTCCATGCAATCGAATAACATTATCCACATATAATCGTGCCATTTTATTATAAGCATAGTTACGATCGTATGGAATAAAATGTGCTGATTTAGACAATCTGTCGActatcacccagatagcatcacAACCTCTGTTTGATCTGGGCAagtgagtcacaaaatccattgcAATATGTTCCCAGTTCCATTGTGGTATTTCTAAACTCTGTAACAtacctccaggtttcattctctcggctttaacCTGCTGGCATGTCAAACATTTCGCTACAAATTCTGAAATGTCTCTTTTCATCGCATCCCACCAGAAATATGGCTTCAGTATGTGGTACATTCTATGAGTACCAGGATGGACACTATgacgactacaatgtgcctcttgAAGCAATGTTTCTCTCAATCATGTGACATTTGGTACCACCAATCTGTTATTCATTCGTAAACAACCATCTGatgagatattgtatttatcTGGGTTACCAGACAAAACCAGATCTTTCGATTTCTGAACCTGTTAATCATTCTTTTGAGCtttcttgatcttcgaaatAATCTTCTGCTCAAATTGTAAAGCAGATACAATAAAATGATTGCCTTTCGGCTGAAAATTTcaaccagaagtacataaaTCATCATAATTCTGCCAGACATGGATAGATGCTATCATAACATCCTGATACTTCCGGCTTAATGCATCAGCAACTTAATTCATTTTTCCTGGCCGATACTgtatttcacagtcaaaatctttcaacaaatctaaccatcgtctctgcctcatattcagttctgattgagtaaacagatatttcaaactcttatgatctgaGTAGATAATAAACTGCTCACCATATAGATAATGTCGCCAAACTTTTAAAGCAAAAACAATGGCTGCTAGTTCaagatcatgaactggatatcgAGATTCATGTGTTTTCAATTGccttgaagcataggcaataacttTTCCATGTTGCAttaaaacacatcccaaacctcttgATGATGCATCAGTACAAACCACAAATCCACCTGATCCAGATGGTAATGCCAACACTGGTGCTGTTGTCAACTTCTCTTTCAATGTAACAAAACTATtctcacattcatctgaccaaataaaTCTTGCATCTTTCTTAGTCAGTTGGGTAATAGGTCGGGCAATAtgcgaaaatccttcaatgaatcgtctataatacccagccaatcccataAAACTTCGAATCTCTGGTATATTGGTTGGTCCAGCCCAATTCAGGactgcttcaactttactcggatctacagataTACCTTGGGCTGATATCACATGACCCAAAAATATCACGCTATCcatccaaaattcacactttgacaacttagcatacaattgagAATCTCGAAGTGTTTGAAGAACCAATCGTAAATGCTCTTTATGTTCCCGTTTTGATTTCGAATACACcagtatatcatcaataaagacaatcacaaatttatCCAGAAAATTTCTGAATGCTctattcatcaaatccataaacacTGCCGGttcatttgttaaaccaaatggcattactagaaattcataatgcccatatctagttCTGAAAGCTGTTTTAGGAACATCGTCTTCTCTAACCCGAAGTTGATGGTATCCTgatcgaagatcaatcttcgaataaacAGAATTtccttgaagctgatcaaacaagtcatcaattctaggcagaggatatttatttttaacagtAACTCGATTgagctgcctataatcaatgcacattctcatggaaccatctttcttctttacgaatAGTACAGGTACTCCCCAGGGTGACATACTAGGGCGTATATAACCTTTTTCGAGTAAATCCTGTAACtgctctttcaattcttttagttctgcAGGAGCCATTCTGTACGGCGCTCTAGAGATCGGCGCAGTACCCGGCATCAAGTCGATGCTAAAATCAATTTCTCTCTGCGGTGGAAAGCCTGGTATTTCTTCAGGAAAGACATCAGGAAATTCTTTTGCTACTGGGATATCAGATAATTTCGGTTCTTTCTTGGTAGCATCCACAGCATAAACCATATATCCCTCATTTCCTAAAGATAATAATCTAAACATTTCCATCGCTGAGACTAACGGTATCTTAGCCTGTGATCCTcgaccataaaaattccatttgCTACCATAGTAATGGCCTAAATCGTACTACACCatgaaaacaatctacagtggctcgaTAACTAGACAGTGTGTCCATACCaatgatacaatcaaaatcatgcatCGGTAATACAATCAAGTTTGTGATCATAATGCTATCATCGAAATGCAACACACAATCTAACACAATTTGCCCAGATGGAATAAATCGACCAGCTGGCGTAGACACAAATACAGTTTCATGAAATGGTGTAGTCCAGAGTTCATATTTATCAACATAATCGGAtgcaatgaatgaatgagatgctccagtATCAAATAAAACTCGTGCAATATGATCGTAAATAAGGCAAGTACCTGCGATCACACCGCCTGGATCCTCTCTAGCCTgatcctcggtcaaagcatatACTCGAGCTTGTTGAGGACCCTGGAAAGACTGTGGCACATTACCCCTGACCTGTGGGTAACTGGACTGCTGGTAGGATGGTGCAGGAGAAAATTGTCGCTGAGATGAGCCACCTGGAAAACTACCTGTGGCATAAGGCAACTGTTGTGGCTGCATCTGTCCCTGTGCACGGTTCGGACAAACTCGGGCAAAATTCCCTGACTGACCACAAGTATGACATGAACCCACTACTCCACTACATTGTGCAGtaggatgtcttcctccgcatcGATCACAGTAAATCACGGGGTACTGTCCACCTGTTGCACTTTGCGAACTGCTCGAACTAGAGGAATTGGAATGATATTTCTTTTTAAACTGTTTTCCTTTTGGTCTTAATTGTTTTTGTTTCTGCTGTTGGTATGACTGCTGAGATTGAAAAGATGGTGTACCTGCTGAAAAAAATGAACCACCACTAGGCATTTGTGGAGACTGTGGTTGTCTACCCCTTTTCAATCCAGCCTCAATCCCAATCGCCTTGTCCACAGCTTCGGCATAAGTTGCAGGCGATCCAGCCATAACCATAGCATGTATTTGGTAGTCCAGTCcttccaaaaattttgaaattttcccTTTTTCACTCACGGCCACATGTGGTACATAAGTGAGAAGAGCAGAAAGTTGCCGAGCATATTCTTCCACAGACATATTACCCTGAACGagtcgataaaattcagattcTCTGGCTGAGTAGTAGGATGGTGGAGCATATTCTTGGAGAAATTTAGCACGAAACACCTCCCAAGAGATCTGACTACCTGTTTGTTGCAGTACATTTGTTTTAGCCTCCCACCAACGCTGTGCACGATCCCGTAGTTGGAGGACTGCCATAGTTAATTTTCTATCAGCATCATAATGTACTGTGTTGAACAGGAATTCCATGTGTTTCAACCATCCTTCTGCTCGATCACTGCCTTCATTTCCAAAGAATTTCGCAGGATGCATATTCTGAAATCGAGCTACAGCCAATTCCATTTCATCAACTCGGTGTACTAACTGTTCTACCTCTGCATCAGCTTTAGCGGCTATCTCTGCAGCAGCACGCCCACGTCTACCTCGAGGAACTCTATCATTTCCTCCGATATTCTGTGTCCCAGACTCCTGAGCCACTTCTTTTCCTTTCCCTTTATTTCCTCTAGTTGCCATTCTACAGGATTTAAGGTTAAATTCCCAAAATATTCAATAACCTCAATGTAATCCAAAACACTGAAATAAAACTCAAATGTATAATCTACATGTCATATCCCTAAGATACTAACATGTAATTCATTCCAGGCAAGAGCAAGTAATTTCAAATAATCAAACACATGCGCACAAATTTCTTGTGCCTAAACTCGAGTGTACTAACTCTAGTGTGAGCGTATCCCAGtctacgctctgataccaactgtgaggGCCCGTTATCCTAATAACGATTTATTAACATGCAATCATGATTAATCAGttaacagcggaaaagtgagTTAAAAAATTGCAGTTGGGCCTataaaaatttcggcatgaccttccTGTAAATAGGACATACCCGAAAATCAAATACTCAAAATAAACAATGCGTGACCTCAATAAACACAACAGCATACACACGTGCCAGCCAGACACGATCATGACATATACaaaccaaaatatcatagagCCAAGGCTCGATAATACCATAATACAATcctccaaatatatatatagtatctGGGAGACAGCAACACCACGCAGTACCTAAATACAACTGAGCCTACTCTCAAGGAGCTCTGGTACCTCCCGAGGCTTCCTCTCGAGCACCTGAGGTCGAACCACCTGTACCACCTGTCATGTCCACACACAAAAGACACGACAGCCCCCTCTCGGGGGTCAGTAACCCAGTACGAGACATCAAGAAACCACGATATATGACATAGAAATGCAATGATGCCATGCATGAATGCAATGCATGAATAGGTGCAAGATATCAGGATATCAGGAGTCAAATGATCGATATCAACAATCATACATATATGCTCGAGCTGGTCCACGAAGGCAGCGGACCGTGCCTGGGATATGGCCCAGCCTCGAAGCCAGCAACTACCTAAGCCGGACCGAATCAAGGTAGCCAAACATCTCCAGGAcaccatatcatatcatatatataacgGATCTCAACCGAAATATAACTGGATCTCAATAATAGATAGGCTCAATATGATATGTTCAGTGGTATTGATGTGTCTAACCAAAATAAAATGTGTGTaaacaaaagaaatattttattttattttgcacatCAATTACCAACTGATAATATGCGAGTCagcatataatatcacataaatcagcaaatagcaaataaatcatacacAGGATCATCAGATGCCTCTGTCAGACATCGTGAAAATAACTGATCTCTACCTACCTCAACTAATTTACCAGTAACTTAAATCCTCAAGAAAGTCCTGGAATTGCCAACTCAGACAAATCAcctgaatattaatttaaatggtCTTAATATcatataacaatttcataaccATTTAAATTCTCTAAAAATCCAATTTCAACTATTTAgacattttaaattcttaaaattCCAATATTTGACTAAAATGCCTAAATCAATTATTTCTATTTTAATTCGTCGCAAAACATCGAACTAGCTGATACTCGATTTATTCATCTCACTAATTCaaaaatcttttgtaaaatattcTGAAATTTGTTCAATACCTCGATTCAACTCAAAGTTTGTACCTACATCCAAAAATATAACCAATATCAATATTGTTATCAAATTTAACCAAAAAATGGAGAAATCCTTAGACAATTCCAGAATCATAGTTTATACCTcaatatatataccaaaacgAAGCTTATGAACCAGAGAACAAATCCCTCAATCAATTTCCGAACTCCGACAACGCACAACTGCGATTCAACGGTGAAGTCGACGGCGGGTTTGACGAAAAGTGTCGAGAAATACTTCAATATGGGTACCAAAACGTAGCTctcgtcgagagctttccaaccatatatttatttgaatttttcgaTCACCGGTGCGGCTAAAATCGATGGTCAAAGCGGCGGCGGTGGAATGAAACTTTTTACAGAAAGTTACGGGGAAAGAGATGAGTGAATTCGTGCGTGTTTATGGTGTAGTGTGTGTGATAGAGAgtgttataatatatatatatatatatatatatatatatatatatatatatttatatatatatatatattatttgtgtTTATCCTTTGTTCTTTTGTGTTCGAAACTTGACCCggtctattttatttcaacttCCGTGTGCTATAACATTTAAATATGCATAAAcacacaatttaattatttggcttaattattttaaattcctgaatttaaaataattaatcttaattatcgccaaataatatataattaaatctGGTCATTACATACAAAgacgcagaaaggttataattcaatttgggttattgttgatcgttTAACCAAGTCATCACATTTCCTTCCGGTCAAGACAACTTAttcgatgaatcaatatgctgaggCTTATGTtcaagagattgttagactACATGGGATACCTGTGTCAATTTTTTCTGATCGTCATCCAAGATTTACATCTGAactctggaagagtttgcatagagctTTGGGTACAAAGTTGGTCTTTAACATAGCTTatctgtgacaccctgacccgaaacaataaaaatacgcagcggaaataaattttttctttaaaatatggaaggagtttcaaaatacatttcataaaatgtttacaaaaataatcacatgatcattcaaatgacatacaaaatacaaaataatcattctcatgatcatgtcccaaaatgatacaaaatagtcttccttccaacggtgtatgcatatgacctccatccacgatcactgcccTGAtctgtcactcttatctgcatcacatgaaaataactgaaatgagtatacaaactcagcaagtggaactctacatagcaatgatacatagtatactctgtaaaacatggctttgaaatcataaataccatcaactctgaaacatgaatactgtagcaataactgtagcaatagcatagcaatagatagcaatacgatggtatttctcttttctatggttggattgatatcaatagtatctatgactatggttgccaatatcccatcgatataaatcgataactgtgaggggataaaagcctatgggcatcatcatctaattgcatgcaatgctctgactatgattaatcaatccaataaaaacatttgaactctgaataacatttaaagccgtcgtttagCAATCTCTATattttcttgtattcccttttaacaatagtgagatatacaatacctccaatagataatcaatgaaatcaatacataacaatggatcaatggaagggaataacactttgaaacctttaaaacacaatacatataatatcatgtgagcaaaaaggatgaaattccacatacaaaccaatagaacacctccaaactaactcttggtacaccacctacaataataatccataaataacaccaatatcaactctatatccaagaatacaagtcaaatattccattaaaccaacaaaacatcaagcccaagtaaacccttaactcaaaaccttaatagaatcgcaccaaaagcttacctaagcttccttataccacggagaacgtcgatctcaagtcggaaatcgaaacaaagccaagaatcaaaggtaggaagcaattgaaatggatgaaaacccttgagaaatgagagaaaatcggaaatggaggaaagaagataaggtaggtatggccaacaactcccaaaaagtcacttaaaaactcgcccatacttacaccgcgggtgcggtcacacaagcaccgcgggtgcgctaagctcacggccaaccaaaataaatcccatgcacaaacaccgcgggtgcggtgttacaaataccgcgggtgcggtctcaccgcgggtgcggtccttgcactgccgcgggtgcggtgtcctcacggcCTTCAACTTCCAAAATGGTGAATAGTACAccacgggggcactcctctaagagcgcgggtgcactctactcacggcaatgaacagtaataaaTCAACTAAactcgatccgaaacgctgaaacgaacaatcaacaccaactaatacctcaacaaaacaataaccaataatactatagcccaaaacacaaccaatcatctaatcacaaaacccaaataacaagcgaaacttaaatcgtaccgtacaccgggctcggctattacaatctcctctccttagaggaatttcgtcctcgaaattgacgtcactgcacgaacaactcaggatacctctctctcatctcagtctctggttcccacgtagcctcctcaatcaaatggttcctccaaaggactttaacgatgccgatctctttgttcctcaatactctaactgtgcgatccaaaatctgaatcggaatctcttggtaagtcaaattcggcgtcaagtccaatggctcgtggcgaagaacatgggaaggatctgcaatatacttcctgagcatcgatacgtgaaacacattatggactctgtcaagatcgggcggtagggctaatctgtaggctcggtcaccaactctgtccaatatctcgaatggaccaatgaatctcggactcaacttgcccttcttgccaaatctcatcacacccttgagaggtgctatcttcagaaatacatgatcgccaacctcaaactgcaaaggtctgcgacgaacatctgcatagctcttctgcctcgactgagcagtcttcatcctctctctgataactgcaac
This is a stretch of genomic DNA from Primulina eburnea isolate SZY01 chromosome 11, ASM2296580v1, whole genome shotgun sequence. It encodes these proteins:
- the LOC140805482 gene encoding uncharacterized protein — its product is MATRGNKGKGKEVAQESGTQNIGGNDRVPRGRRGRAAAEIAAKADAEVEQLVHRVDEMELAVARFQNMHPAKFFGNEGSDRAEGWLKHMEFLFNTVHYDADRKLTMAVLQLRDRAQRWWEAKTNVLQQTGSQISWEVFRAKFLQEYAPPSYYSARESEFYRLVQGNMSVEEYARQLSALLTYVPHVAVSEKGKISKFLEGLDYQIHAMVMAGSPATYAEAVDKAIGIEAGLKRGRQPQSPQMPSGGSFFSAGTPSFQSQQSYQQQKQKQLRPKGKQFKKKYHSNSSSSSSSQSATGGQYPVIYCDRCGGRHPTAQCSGVVGSCHTCGQSGNFARVCPNRAQGQMQPQQLPYATGSFPGGSSQRQFSPAPSYQQSSYPQVRGNVPQSFQGPQQARVYALTEDQAREDPGGVIAGTCLIYDHIARVLFDTGASHSFIASDYVDKYELWTTPFHETVFVSTPAGRFIPSGQIVLDCVLHFDDSIMITNLIYDLGHYYGSKWNFYGRGSQAKIPLVSAMEMFRLLSLGNEGYMVYAVDATKKEPKLSDIPVAKEFPDVFPEEIPGFPPQREIDFSIDLMPGTAPISRAPYRMAPAELKELKEQLQDLLEKVFMDLMNRAFRNFLDKFVIVFIDDILVYSKSKREHKEHLRLVLQTLRDSQLYAKLSKCEFWMDSVIFLGHVISAQGISVDPSKVEAVLNWAGPTNIPEIRSFMGLAGYYRRFIEGFSHIARPITQLTKKDARFIWSDECENSFVTLKEKLTTAPVLALPSGSGGFVVCTDASSRGLGCVLMQHGKVIAYASRQLKTHESRYPVHDLELAAIVFALKPKGNHFIVSALQFEQKIISKIKKAQKND